From the genome of Ignavibacteriales bacterium, one region includes:
- a CDS encoding cupin domain-containing protein, with amino-acid sequence MDLQKNIFENLPDNFKEEFFEDILSTNDFKLGRIISEGHSSPDNFWYDQRKNEFILLLSGSAKVSFDNGKKFELKPGDYLIINAHQKHRVDGTDPLEKTFWLTLHY; translated from the coding sequence ATGGATTTGCAAAAAAATATTTTTGAAAACCTCCCGGATAATTTTAAGGAGGAATTCTTTGAAGACATTCTTTCCACAAATGATTTCAAATTGGGAAGAATTATTTCAGAAGGACATTCTTCACCGGATAATTTTTGGTACGATCAGCGGAAGAATGAATTTATTTTACTTCTTTCCGGTTCGGCGAAAGTAAGCTTTGACAATGGCAAAAAATTCGAGTTGAAACCGGGTGATTATTTGATTATTAATGCACATCAAAAACACAGAGTTGATGGGACCGATCCGCTTGAAAAAACTTTTTGGTTAACTTTACATTACTAA
- a CDS encoding 4Fe-4S dicluster domain-containing protein, protein MANFSRRDFLKTAAIAGTAVAGLSSKTKAAPKNVLSEDRMGVLVDTTVCIGCRKCEWACKTAHNLETPSIDTYDDRSVFNKMRRPDETALTVVNQYHNDDQDKFPINVKVQCMHCDHPACVSACIVGAFSKQENGSVIWDTDKCIGCRYCMVACPFQVPAFEFSKALKPDIKKCDFCFERTKEGKLPACTEICPVEAITYGTREDLIRAAHQRIKNYPSRYVNRVYGETEVGGTSWIYLASKEFEQLDFPKLGKDPAPGVSEAIQHGIFAYFVPPVALYALLGGVMWINKNKKKTENEAEI, encoded by the coding sequence ATGGCAAATTTTTCCCGGCGCGACTTCTTAAAAACAGCCGCCATTGCTGGAACAGCAGTAGCAGGATTATCATCAAAAACTAAAGCAGCACCAAAGAATGTTTTATCGGAAGATAGGATGGGTGTATTAGTTGACACAACAGTTTGTATAGGATGCCGAAAATGTGAATGGGCTTGTAAGACAGCTCACAATTTAGAAACTCCCTCTATAGACACTTATGACGACAGAAGCGTTTTTAATAAAATGAGAAGACCAGATGAAACAGCGCTAACTGTAGTTAATCAATATCATAATGATGATCAAGATAAATTTCCGATCAATGTGAAAGTGCAATGTATGCACTGCGATCACCCGGCATGTGTTTCTGCATGTATAGTTGGAGCTTTTTCAAAACAAGAAAACGGTTCTGTAATATGGGATACTGACAAATGCATAGGATGCCGCTACTGCATGGTTGCATGTCCATTCCAGGTTCCAGCGTTTGAATTTAGCAAAGCACTTAAGCCGGATATAAAGAAATGCGATTTTTGTTTTGAGCGAACGAAAGAAGGTAAACTTCCTGCATGTACAGAAATTTGTCCCGTCGAAGCAATTACCTACGGCACACGAGAAGATTTGATTAGAGCCGCGCATCAAAGAATTAAAAACTATCCAAGTCGTTATGTCAATCGTGTTTATGGTGAGACCGAAGTAGGCGGCACTTCATGGATATATTTGGCAAGTAAAGAGTTTGAACAATTAGATTTTCCGAAACTCGGTAAAGATCCGGCTCCAGGAGTAAGTGAAGCAATTCAACATGGTATCTTTGCTTACTTTGTTCCACCTGTAGCTCTATATGCGCTGCTGGGCGGAGTTATGTGGATCAATAAAAATAAAAAGAAAACCGAGAACGAGGCGGAGATATAA
- the rocD gene encoding ornithine--oxo-acid transaminase: MLTQDYIALEEKYGAHNYHPLPVVLAKGEGVFLWDVEGKKYFDFLSAYSAVNQGHCHPKIVNAMIEQAKTLTLTSRAFYNDCLGSYEKFITEFFGYDKVLPMNSGAEADETALKLCRRWAYDEKGIKENEAKIIVCEGNFHGRTITVISMSNDPDSYKGFGPYTPGFIKIPYNDLNALASALEDPNVAGFLVEPIQGEAGVVVPDERYLSKAYSMCKSKNVLFIADEVQTGLARTGKMLACDHENVKPDILILGKALSGGTMPISAVLADNDVMLVIKPGEHGSTFGGNPLAAKVAVASLQVLKEEKLDENAEKLGNLFRQEVRKIKSDMIELVRGKGLLNAIVIKPKNGKEAWDVCLKMRDNGLLAKPTHGHIIRFAPPLVINEEQIKEAVKIIEKSLQEISDSI; this comes from the coding sequence ATGCTAACACAAGATTACATTGCATTAGAAGAAAAATATGGTGCGCATAACTATCATCCGCTTCCCGTTGTCTTAGCAAAAGGTGAAGGAGTATTTCTTTGGGATGTAGAAGGTAAAAAGTATTTTGATTTTCTTTCTGCATATTCGGCCGTAAATCAAGGGCATTGCCACCCTAAAATAGTTAATGCAATGATTGAGCAAGCTAAAACTCTTACTCTTACCTCAAGAGCTTTTTATAATGATTGTCTCGGCTCTTACGAAAAATTTATTACCGAGTTTTTCGGTTATGATAAAGTGTTGCCGATGAATTCCGGTGCTGAAGCCGATGAGACTGCTCTTAAACTTTGCAGAAGATGGGCTTACGATGAAAAAGGAATCAAAGAAAATGAAGCAAAGATAATTGTATGCGAAGGAAATTTTCACGGAAGAACTATTACGGTTATCTCAATGTCGAATGACCCCGATTCCTACAAAGGATTTGGACCTTATACTCCTGGGTTTATAAAAATTCCTTATAATGATTTGAATGCACTGGCAAGTGCGCTTGAAGATCCGAATGTTGCCGGATTCTTAGTTGAGCCGATTCAAGGTGAAGCCGGTGTCGTTGTTCCGGATGAACGTTACCTTTCAAAAGCATATTCAATGTGCAAATCGAAAAATGTATTATTCATAGCTGATGAGGTCCAGACCGGTTTAGCGAGAACAGGTAAAATGTTAGCCTGCGATCATGAAAATGTAAAACCCGATATTTTAATTTTAGGAAAAGCTCTTTCAGGCGGAACAATGCCGATCTCTGCAGTATTAGCAGACAATGATGTTATGCTTGTGATAAAACCTGGAGAACACGGATCAACTTTTGGCGGGAATCCTTTGGCAGCAAAAGTCGCTGTCGCTTCTCTTCAAGTTCTTAAAGAAGAAAAATTAGATGAGAATGCCGAGAAACTTGGCAATCTATTTCGTCAGGAAGTTAGAAAAATTAAATCCGACATGATTGAATTGGTACGCGGCAAAGGATTGTTAAATGCAATTGTCATCAAACCGAAAAATGGTAAAGAAGCATGGGATGTTTGTTTGAAAATGCGGGATAATGGTTTGCTCGCTAAACCTACTCATGGTCATATAATTCGATTTGCACCACCGTTAGTTATAAACGAGGAACAAATTAAAGAAGCAGTAAAAATTATTGAGAAGTCACTTCAAGAAATTAGTGATTCAATTTAA
- a CDS encoding phosphatase PAP2 family protein — translation MLDILYKIDVWLLYFINHALSNTLFDKFFPFITDIKNWYIAYIILLLLLIIRGGRIGRISAFFLILLVITTDQFSSFFLKNLFARVRPCNILPDLNVLVTCTESFSFPSSHAVNNFAAAMFFTKIFPKLKWTFFIVAVLIAFSRSYVGVHYPSDIIGGALIGTVFGYIFASTALKIDDLFLQRKTKITDKYERIEFR, via the coding sequence ATGTTGGATATTTTATATAAAATAGATGTGTGGCTGCTTTATTTCATAAACCATGCATTATCCAACACTCTGTTCGATAAGTTTTTCCCATTTATTACTGATATTAAAAACTGGTATATAGCATATATAATTCTTTTGCTTCTGCTTATTATCCGCGGTGGAAGGATCGGAAGAATTTCAGCATTTTTTTTGATTTTACTAGTAATTACAACAGATCAATTCAGCAGTTTTTTTCTAAAAAATCTTTTCGCCAGAGTGCGACCATGTAATATTTTACCAGATCTGAATGTTTTAGTTACATGTACTGAATCATTTTCATTTCCTTCCTCACATGCTGTAAATAACTTTGCGGCAGCAATGTTCTTTACTAAAATCTTCCCGAAATTAAAATGGACTTTTTTTATTGTAGCTGTATTAATAGCTTTCTCACGCTCCTATGTTGGAGTTCATTACCCTTCAGATATAATTGGAGGCGCATTAATTGGTACTGTATTCGGATATATTTTTGCTTCTACCGCATTAAAAATTGACGATTTATTCTTACAACGAAAAACAAAAATTACAGATAAGTATGAAAGAATTGAATTTAGATAA
- a CDS encoding glycosyltransferase family 9 protein yields MNILIIALSGIGDALMFTPALQKLNDEIPGANIDVLVMYKGVKDIYEKLPQISKVRYFDFLNKPKLESLNFALSLKKKYHATINVYPANRKEYNLISRLIGAKKRIAVKYLRQDFLNFGFLNTARVLEDDNLHNVEENFRMVELLINKKLNGIPAMQFCLRNDDSDFAKKFLEEKSIEENDLVIGFHPGCSSLKNHDKRRWEPKKFAELGKKLIEQFDAKILVFGGNEEESLKDIVIANINSPNARSVNIPSLSNTAAVMKRCNTFITNDSSLMHVASALKLNVIAIIGPTNINYIHPWGTDYNIASLNLDCSPCFHYSPKPLKCTRQDVKFKCIKELSVDLVFEKAAAQIKNLHRS; encoded by the coding sequence ATGAATATCCTTATAATTGCATTATCTGGAATCGGCGATGCACTCATGTTTACTCCGGCGCTCCAGAAACTTAATGATGAAATACCCGGGGCAAATATTGATGTACTTGTAATGTACAAAGGTGTAAAAGATATTTATGAAAAACTCCCTCAAATTTCAAAAGTCCGTTATTTCGATTTTCTTAACAAGCCAAAACTTGAATCACTTAATTTCGCTCTAAGCCTCAAAAAAAAATATCATGCAACTATTAATGTTTATCCTGCCAATAGAAAAGAATATAATTTAATTTCAAGATTGATCGGCGCCAAGAAGCGAATTGCAGTAAAATATTTACGACAAGATTTTTTGAATTTTGGATTCTTGAACACGGCACGCGTTTTAGAAGATGATAATCTTCACAATGTTGAAGAAAATTTTCGAATGGTTGAGTTGTTGATTAACAAGAAATTGAACGGTATTCCGGCAATGCAATTTTGTCTCCGGAATGATGATTCGGATTTTGCTAAAAAATTTTTAGAAGAAAAATCAATTGAAGAAAATGATCTTGTAATTGGTTTTCACCCGGGATGTTCTTCATTGAAGAATCATGATAAGCGCAGATGGGAACCTAAAAAATTTGCCGAGCTTGGCAAAAAACTGATTGAACAATTCGATGCCAAAATTCTTGTCTTTGGCGGTAATGAAGAAGAATCATTGAAAGATATTGTTATTGCAAATATTAATTCACCCAATGCCCGCTCCGTGAATATACCGAGTCTATCCAATACTGCTGCGGTTATGAAACGCTGCAATACGTTCATTACTAATGATTCCAGTTTGATGCATGTTGCGTCAGCTTTGAAACTGAATGTTATCGCAATCATCGGTCCAACCAACATCAATTATATTCATCCTTGGGGAACAGATTATAATATTGCTTCACTTAATCTTGATTGCTCGCCATGTTTTCATTACTCACCCAAACCGCTCAAATGCACACGTCAAGATGTTAAGTTTAAATGTATAAAAGAATTGTCTGTTGATCTTGTTTTTGAAAAGGCAGCAGCGCAGATTAAGAATCTGCACCGCTCTTAA
- a CDS encoding response regulator: MNSDYNLANTGERKRFEFFREESKKALIAPFQALAKFIVVADLIAMVLEVRYFSSQNVSVAIYLSRLSAILISFLLLIISNTKTGKRHPEILIHILLLSIISSFGIMIFLIPKTLIFNSHIISLIIFTAALFLSWDVTHQIIVAIYYNVVFAASIIFNSKQIFILPNMIESVLLVLIISIMAIVASYINYRLRHESVIKSFEVSQSEKKFRYLFENSAEGIFQFTHDGKFVTINPALVKMLGYSTEEEIKKLSLADDIFKRKSDWELLSKLLEKQGKVRNYRVPYKKKDGVEITVRMNVRTFENDETGQILFEGSLQDITQQVQAENEKQKALDALRLEKTKADTAAKKAQQESNFKSKFLANMSHEVRTPMNSVMGFLTLIENDLFESKEELKTFAQDARLAAESLLDIINNILDISKIEAGKMDLNEFDFNLRDEAGKAISIITQSTKSKGLELEYSFDESIPEKVYGDPTRYRQIVLNLLSNAVKFTDRGKVALNIELKSMTESVVEIITSIHDTGAGIPSDKLSMLFEPYIQVKNKKGVKEGTGLGLVISREFVRLMHGEIHVESKVGLGSKFSFNIKMKLRPDAVIESADQGETSVAVHEEFQSKLEAQSEPEIKPDHHLKKKILLVEDNPISQNLELKILREVGYNVEAVSNGNDAIQSAMSGTFNLILMDIEMADVDGITATKKIREIDSPVSKIPIIAVTAHSSMKDRERCLAAGMDDYIAKPINIHFLKITIDQWLNSNR; this comes from the coding sequence GTGAACTCAGACTATAATTTAGCAAATACCGGAGAAAGGAAAAGATTCGAGTTCTTTAGAGAAGAAAGCAAAAAAGCATTAATTGCTCCCTTCCAAGCACTTGCCAAATTCATTGTTGTTGCAGATCTAATTGCAATGGTTTTGGAAGTACGTTATTTCTCTTCTCAGAATGTTAGTGTAGCAATTTATTTATCCCGTCTTTCGGCAATTTTAATCTCATTTTTACTTCTTATAATTTCAAATACGAAGACAGGTAAAAGGCATCCTGAGATACTTATTCATATTCTCCTTCTTTCAATTATAAGTTCTTTCGGGATAATGATTTTTCTCATACCCAAAACACTGATCTTTAATTCGCATATAATCAGTTTAATAATATTTACTGCAGCACTCTTTTTAAGTTGGGATGTAACCCATCAGATTATCGTTGCCATTTATTACAATGTGGTTTTTGCCGCTTCAATCATCTTTAACAGCAAACAGATTTTTATACTTCCAAACATGATTGAATCTGTTCTTCTTGTTCTAATAATTAGTATAATGGCAATTGTCGCAAGTTATATAAATTATAGATTACGCCACGAGTCTGTAATAAAAAGTTTTGAAGTATCGCAATCCGAAAAAAAATTCAGATACCTGTTTGAGAATTCCGCCGAAGGTATTTTTCAATTTACACATGACGGAAAATTTGTAACCATAAATCCTGCACTAGTTAAAATGCTTGGTTATAGCACAGAAGAAGAAATTAAAAAATTAAGCCTGGCGGATGATATATTCAAACGCAAAAGTGATTGGGAATTGTTGAGCAAACTGTTAGAGAAGCAGGGGAAAGTCCGTAACTACCGCGTACCATATAAAAAGAAAGATGGCGTTGAAATTACTGTACGTATGAATGTTAGAACTTTTGAAAATGATGAAACCGGTCAAATTTTATTTGAAGGAAGCTTACAAGATATTACTCAGCAGGTTCAAGCTGAAAATGAAAAACAGAAAGCCCTGGATGCGCTGCGTTTAGAAAAAACAAAAGCCGATACTGCTGCAAAAAAAGCTCAGCAGGAAAGCAATTTCAAATCTAAATTCCTTGCCAACATGAGTCATGAAGTTAGAACACCCATGAATTCTGTTATGGGCTTTTTAACATTGATTGAAAACGACCTATTCGAAAGCAAAGAAGAGCTTAAAACATTTGCACAAGATGCACGTTTAGCCGCAGAATCATTACTAGATATCATTAATAATATATTGGATATTTCAAAGATTGAAGCCGGCAAAATGGATCTTAACGAATTTGATTTCAATTTACGTGATGAGGCAGGCAAAGCAATATCAATTATCACTCAGTCTACTAAGTCCAAAGGATTAGAACTGGAATATTCTTTTGATGAATCGATTCCGGAAAAAGTTTACGGCGACCCAACCCGTTATAGACAAATTGTACTGAACCTTCTTAGTAATGCGGTGAAATTTACAGATCGTGGTAAAGTTGCATTGAATATTGAATTAAAATCAATGACTGAATCTGTAGTTGAAATTATAACATCTATACATGATACAGGAGCCGGAATTCCGAGCGATAAACTTTCTATGTTGTTCGAACCATATATTCAAGTGAAAAATAAGAAAGGAGTTAAAGAGGGAACTGGTTTAGGTTTAGTTATATCACGTGAATTTGTGCGTCTGATGCATGGGGAAATCCATGTTGAGAGCAAAGTCGGTCTCGGCAGTAAATTCTCATTCAATATAAAAATGAAATTAAGACCGGATGCTGTAATCGAATCTGCTGATCAAGGGGAGACCTCGGTTGCAGTTCACGAAGAATTTCAATCCAAATTGGAAGCGCAGTCCGAACCGGAAATAAAACCGGATCATCATTTAAAAAAGAAAATCCTTTTAGTTGAAGATAACCCGATCAGCCAGAACCTCGAATTAAAAATTCTTAGAGAGGTTGGATATAACGTAGAAGCTGTTTCTAACGGCAATGATGCAATTCAATCGGCTATGTCGGGAACATTTAATTTGATTCTGATGGATATAGAAATGGCTGATGTTGATGGAATAACTGCAACTAAAAAAATCCGTGAAATAGATAGCCCCGTTTCCAAAATTCCTATTATTGCTGTCACAGCACATTCGAGTATGAAGGATAGAGAAAGATGTTTGGCAGCAGGGATGGATGATTATATTGCGAAACCAATAAATATACATTTCTTAAAGATCACAATTGATCAATGGCTTAATTCCAATCGTTAG
- a CDS encoding bifunctional 3-deoxy-7-phosphoheptulonate synthase/chorismate mutase — protein MAKKKNQDITLLRDKINKLDASLIKLLAQRRKLSKEVIVVKETSNKPIRDQQRESELLNRLIKAGKKEGLDSHFLSKVFYEIIEDSVRLQQNFVQTKLNAKGEKKKIVKIAIQGIEGSYSFLASQKYFTHFGYELNFIFKKLFDEVINSVEKGEADYAVLPIENTTSGGINEVYDLLLHTTLSIVGEEKFQVKHCLVALEEVPIRKIKKVLAHHQAASQCSKFLESIPNVGVEYFVDTAMSVQKIKEVGNSYFAAIASEEAAALFQLKILQKDIANQSENFTRFLIASRKPEEVDKRIPCKTSIVMATSHTPGSLVEALNVFRKYNVNMTKLESRPIIGNPWEEMFYLDFEGNIIDETIKSVMDELGQYTRFIKVLGSYPTQDLSKTKLEYTKILESDIQKTVLLNAYDSQNPIIKKTKSKNYRLASREYKSEDTIIKVRDVVIGGNNFVVIAGPCSVESKEMILQCALEAKDNGAQILRGGCFKPRTSPYSFQGLGLEGLDFLAEAGKYYQMPVITEVMDTEQVADVAKASDILQIGARNMQNFALLKEVGKTHRPIMLKRGLSASIDDWLNAAEYILSQGNRQVILCERGIRTFETATRNTLDLSAIPVLKELTHLPVIVDPSHAVGERNKVIPLAKAAKVVGAHGIMIEFHPDPPNALSDPEQALYFQQFEDLMRDLYHL, from the coding sequence ATGGCTAAGAAAAAAAACCAGGATATCACCTTGCTGAGGGATAAAATTAACAAACTGGATGCCAGTTTGATTAAACTGCTTGCCCAGCGAAGAAAGTTGAGTAAAGAGGTTATTGTTGTAAAAGAAACTTCAAATAAACCGATCCGAGATCAGCAGAGAGAATCGGAACTTCTTAACCGATTGATTAAAGCCGGAAAAAAAGAAGGATTAGATTCTCATTTCCTCTCAAAAGTATTTTATGAAATAATTGAAGACTCAGTTAGACTGCAGCAAAATTTTGTCCAGACGAAACTGAATGCGAAAGGTGAAAAGAAAAAAATTGTCAAAATTGCAATACAGGGGATTGAAGGTTCTTACAGTTTTCTAGCATCTCAAAAATATTTTACACATTTCGGCTATGAACTAAATTTTATCTTCAAAAAATTATTTGATGAAGTAATTAATTCCGTTGAAAAAGGAGAAGCAGATTATGCAGTTCTTCCAATAGAGAATACAACATCCGGCGGAATCAACGAAGTCTATGATTTATTGCTTCATACAACTCTTTCAATTGTTGGTGAAGAAAAATTTCAAGTGAAACATTGTCTTGTTGCGCTTGAAGAAGTCCCAATAAGAAAAATCAAAAAAGTATTAGCCCATCACCAGGCTGCCTCTCAATGCAGTAAATTTTTGGAATCAATTCCGAATGTTGGTGTAGAATATTTTGTTGATACGGCAATGTCAGTTCAAAAGATTAAAGAAGTCGGTAACTCATACTTTGCAGCAATTGCAAGCGAAGAAGCCGCCGCACTTTTCCAGCTTAAAATTTTACAGAAAGATATTGCCAATCAATCAGAAAATTTCACACGTTTTCTAATTGCATCACGTAAACCGGAGGAAGTAGACAAACGCATACCTTGCAAAACTTCAATCGTAATGGCAACATCTCATACTCCCGGATCATTAGTCGAGGCTTTGAATGTTTTTCGTAAATACAACGTAAACATGACAAAGTTGGAATCACGACCAATAATCGGAAATCCTTGGGAAGAAATGTTCTACCTTGATTTTGAAGGGAACATAATTGACGAAACTATAAAGAGTGTTATGGATGAATTAGGTCAATATACAAGGTTTATTAAAGTTCTCGGAAGTTATCCTACTCAAGATTTAAGTAAAACAAAACTTGAGTACACAAAAATATTGGAATCCGATATTCAGAAAACGGTTTTACTAAATGCTTATGATTCACAAAATCCGATCATAAAAAAAACGAAATCAAAAAATTACCGTCTTGCAAGCAGAGAGTATAAGAGCGAAGATACAATCATTAAAGTTAGAGATGTAGTAATCGGCGGAAATAATTTTGTTGTTATTGCAGGCCCGTGTTCGGTTGAATCGAAAGAGATGATTTTACAATGTGCACTTGAAGCAAAAGACAACGGCGCACAAATACTGCGCGGCGGCTGTTTCAAACCGCGTACTTCGCCATATAGTTTCCAAGGGCTTGGCCTGGAGGGTTTGGATTTTCTTGCTGAAGCCGGAAAATATTATCAAATGCCTGTGATTACGGAAGTGATGGACACCGAGCAGGTAGCCGATGTGGCTAAAGCATCAGATATACTTCAGATAGGTGCACGCAATATGCAGAATTTCGCATTACTTAAAGAAGTTGGAAAAACACATCGACCTATTATGTTAAAGCGCGGATTAAGTGCATCGATTGATGATTGGCTAAATGCAGCCGAGTACATTTTGTCTCAAGGGAATAGACAGGTAATCTTATGTGAACGCGGTATAAGAACATTTGAAACCGCGACTCGAAATACTTTGGACCTAAGTGCAATTCCTGTTCTTAAGGAGTTGACGCATCTGCCTGTTATTGTAGATCCTTCACATGCAGTGGGCGAACGTAATAAAGTTATTCCACTTGCAAAAGCTGCAAAGGTTGTTGGCGCTCATGGAATTATGATTGAGTTTCATCCTGATCCGCCAAATGCTCTGAGCGATCCGGAACAAGCGTTGTACTTCCAGCAGTTTGAGGACTTGATGAGAGATCTGTATCACTTATGA
- a CDS encoding AMP nucleosidase, whose protein sequence is MKTKLEIATNWLPRYTGTNIDDFGDYLLLTNFQNYVTKFADKFNCDVQGIGKPMQSATNSAGLSIINFGIGSANAATVMDLLLAREPKGVLFLGKCGGLKDSTEIGHFILPIAAIRGEGTSNDYLPAEVPALPSFKLHKFVSDKIVSKNVEYRTGVIYTTNRRLWEWDENFKNYLRKLGAIAIDMETATIFIVGYANQIARGALLLVSDLPMFPEGVKTEESDRSVTQNFVDLHLDIGIEAMTDIGSKGEAIKHFTF, encoded by the coding sequence ATGAAAACGAAACTTGAAATAGCCACAAATTGGCTACCACGTTATACCGGCACCAACATTGACGATTTTGGTGATTATTTATTGCTTACAAATTTTCAAAATTATGTTACAAAGTTTGCCGATAAATTTAATTGCGATGTTCAGGGTATTGGCAAACCAATGCAATCCGCAACCAATAGCGCGGGATTATCAATCATCAATTTCGGAATCGGATCAGCTAACGCCGCTACTGTAATGGATTTATTACTAGCACGTGAACCAAAAGGAGTTTTATTTCTAGGTAAATGCGGCGGTTTAAAAGATTCAACTGAAATAGGTCACTTCATTCTTCCAATTGCTGCAATACGCGGTGAAGGGACAAGTAACGATTATCTTCCGGCAGAAGTCCCGGCTCTGCCATCATTCAAATTACATAAATTTGTATCCGATAAGATTGTATCCAAAAATGTTGAGTATAGAACCGGCGTAATCTACACAACTAACCGCAGACTTTGGGAGTGGGATGAAAATTTTAAAAATTATTTAAGAAAACTTGGTGCAATTGCAATTGATATGGAAACCGCTACAATTTTTATTGTTGGTTATGCAAACCAAATTGCTCGCGGCGCTCTGTTATTAGTATCAGATTTACCAATGTTTCCGGAAGGAGTTAAAACAGAGGAAAGTGACCGCTCCGTAACTCAAAATTTTGTGGATCTTCATCTTGATATTGGTATTGAGGCGATGACAGATATTGGAAGTAAAGGTGAAGCTATCAAACATTTTACATTCTAA
- a CDS encoding EamA family transporter, whose product MKIEKNSRALLSLLSIYIVWGTTYLAIRIGVENLPPILFTGLRWIAAGPIMLTILLLRKYKLPNKNDILHLGISGLLLLGGGNGLVVFAEQWVPSGLTALLITTVPFWVVGLEALVPEGKKINLTIILGLILGLAGVSLIFGGDLKSLFDSSHIGGVIGLMFAVIFWSAGTVYSKHKKVTVHPLMGAATQMIIAGIVMTALGLIFGEAGKLHFTTTGIYSYLYLVVFGSLIGYGSYVYAIAHLPISLVATYAYVNPIIALFLGWLVLDEKISGWIILAAVIILGGVMLVKKGSEKNILKTKT is encoded by the coding sequence ATGAAAATAGAAAAAAATTCTCGAGCCTTGCTTTCACTTCTATCTATATATATAGTTTGGGGAACAACATACCTAGCAATTAGAATTGGTGTTGAAAATTTACCCCCAATATTATTTACTGGTTTGCGGTGGATTGCCGCAGGCCCAATTATGTTAACAATTCTCTTGCTAAGAAAATATAAACTGCCGAATAAAAATGATATTCTTCATCTTGGTATTAGCGGGCTCCTATTGTTAGGAGGAGGAAATGGACTGGTAGTATTTGCCGAGCAATGGGTACCTAGCGGATTAACGGCATTGTTAATTACAACTGTTCCGTTCTGGGTTGTAGGGTTGGAGGCATTGGTACCCGAAGGGAAAAAAATCAATCTTACAATTATTCTTGGATTGATTCTCGGGCTTGCGGGTGTTTCATTAATTTTTGGAGGTGATCTTAAAAGTTTATTCGACTCATCACATATTGGAGGGGTAATAGGTTTGATGTTTGCGGTTATTTTCTGGTCTGCGGGAACAGTTTATTCCAAGCACAAGAAAGTTACAGTACATCCATTAATGGGTGCCGCAACTCAAATGATAATTGCCGGAATAGTAATGACCGCCCTGGGTTTAATTTTTGGTGAAGCCGGCAAATTGCATTTCACGACTACCGGAATTTATTCTTATCTGTATCTAGTAGTTTTTGGTTCATTGATTGGTTACGGCTCTTATGTTTATGCCATTGCACATTTACCAATTTCGCTAGTGGCTACATATGCTTATGTAAATCCGATTATTGCATTATTCCTAGGATGGCTCGTTCTCGATGAAAAAATTTCCGGTTGGATAATCCTTGCCGCCGTTATTATTTTAGGCGGCGTTATGCTTGTTAAGAAGGGAAGTGAAAAAAATATCTTAAAAACTAAAACTTAG
- a CDS encoding LOG family protein has protein sequence MLDDVKFVTVFGSSIPQEGEEEYKIAYRLGELLARKNISVCSGGFQGVMDGVSKGAKENGAQAIGVTLDIYNAVASKYLTKQIVTHSLFDRLKNLVEIGDAYIVLQGGTGTLLELALVWEYMNKGMIPKKPFAVHSSLWKEITKVMEKQIAKENRKTGLLKSFENIDECAEFIISNLKSGADS, from the coding sequence ATGTTAGATGATGTCAAATTTGTTACTGTATTTGGAAGTTCAATTCCTCAAGAAGGCGAAGAGGAATATAAAATTGCATACCGGCTTGGTGAATTATTAGCTAGGAAGAATATCAGTGTATGTAGCGGTGGATTCCAGGGCGTCATGGATGGCGTTTCCAAAGGCGCTAAGGAAAATGGTGCTCAAGCGATCGGTGTAACATTAGACATTTATAACGCTGTTGCCAGCAAATACCTGACAAAACAAATTGTTACTCATTCTCTTTTTGATAGATTGAAAAATTTGGTAGAAATTGGTGATGCGTATATTGTTCTTCAAGGCGGAACCGGAACTCTTCTGGAACTTGCGCTGGTTTGGGAATACATGAATAAGGGAATGATTCCGAAAAAACCTTTTGCGGTGCACAGCTCATTGTGGAAAGAAATTACCAAAGTAATGGAAAAACAGATTGCTAAAGAGAACCGCAAAACCGGTTTGCTTAAAAGTTTTGAAAATATTGATGAGTGTGCCGAATTTATAATTTCTAATCTTAAGAGCGGTGCAGATTCTTAA